One part of the Corallococcus caeni genome encodes these proteins:
- a CDS encoding acyltransferase family protein has translation MNAPSRPAAAHHPDLDWLRVLAIVVLHLFHTGMMFNTWEWHIKSPQALPQLEPVMGVLHLVRMPLLMVISGAGTAFALRRRTLGAFAKDRTKRLLLPLVFGMFVVVPPQIYVERLFRGQFQGGYAAFYPTVFDFVPYPAGSFSWHHLWFVAYLFHYCILALPLFAALRTERGERFLARADAWLSRGVNVLWLGVPLVLVRVLLRGFPETHALFDDPRTFLMYGLLFLYGHLLGRCPGVWGRLVTLRHGLLALAVAALVVEVVWPWPVMPVVPAIVGGSILIWSGLLVALAYARRHIRVSPAWLPHAQALSYPFYIFHQTVIVCVGYLCLRLPVGPWAMLLTVLIVSFALTLALCEAVSRVAWLRPLFGMKPRAARTVVLAQEAVG, from the coding sequence ATGAACGCCCCATCACGCCCCGCCGCCGCGCACCACCCCGACCTGGACTGGCTCCGGGTGCTGGCCATCGTGGTGCTGCACCTGTTCCACACAGGGATGATGTTCAACACCTGGGAGTGGCACATCAAGAGCCCCCAGGCGCTGCCCCAGCTGGAGCCCGTCATGGGCGTCCTGCACCTGGTGCGCATGCCGCTCTTGATGGTCATCTCCGGCGCGGGCACCGCGTTCGCGCTCCGGCGGCGCACGTTGGGGGCGTTCGCGAAGGACCGGACGAAGCGGCTGTTGCTGCCGCTGGTGTTCGGCATGTTCGTGGTGGTGCCGCCGCAGATCTACGTGGAGCGGCTGTTCCGGGGGCAGTTCCAGGGCGGCTACGCCGCGTTCTACCCGACGGTGTTCGACTTCGTGCCCTACCCCGCGGGCAGCTTCAGCTGGCACCATCTGTGGTTCGTGGCCTACCTGTTCCACTACTGCATCCTGGCCCTGCCCCTGTTCGCGGCGCTGCGAACGGAGCGCGGGGAGCGGTTCCTCGCGCGGGCGGACGCGTGGCTGTCGCGGGGGGTGAACGTGCTGTGGCTCGGGGTGCCGCTGGTGCTCGTCCGGGTGCTCCTGCGCGGCTTCCCGGAGACGCACGCGCTGTTCGATGATCCGCGCACCTTCCTCATGTACGGCCTGCTCTTCCTGTACGGCCACCTGCTGGGCCGCTGCCCGGGCGTGTGGGGCCGGCTGGTGACGCTGCGGCACGGGCTGCTGGCCCTGGCGGTGGCGGCGCTCGTGGTGGAGGTGGTGTGGCCGTGGCCGGTGATGCCGGTGGTGCCCGCCATCGTGGGGGGCTCCATCCTCATCTGGAGCGGGCTGCTGGTGGCGCTGGCCTACGCGCGGCGGCACATCCGCGTGTCCCCCGCGTGGCTGCCGCACGCGCAGGCGCTGTCGTATCCGTTCTACATCTTCCACCAGACGGTCATCGTGTGCGTGGGCTACCTGTGCCTGCGGCTGCCGGTGGGGCCCTGGGCCATGCTCCTGACGGTGCTGATCGTGTCCTTCGCCCTCACGCTGGCGCTGTGCGAGGCCGTGTCCCGCGTGGCGTGGCTGCGGCCGCTCTTCGGCATGAAGCCCCGCGCGGCACGGACGGTCGTCCTCGCTCAGGAGGCGGTGGGGTGA
- a CDS encoding DUF1844 domain-containing protein → MSPSEKRGETFVMTGEASPASEESLSFSTFVVGLGSAVLIHLGGAPNPETGRMEKDLSAARQNLDLLAMLREKTRGNLTAEEEKLVDNLLSDLRLRYVEASRK, encoded by the coding sequence ATGAGCCCTTCGGAGAAGCGGGGTGAGACCTTCGTGATGACGGGGGAAGCGAGCCCCGCCTCCGAGGAGTCCCTGTCTTTCAGCACCTTCGTCGTCGGGTTGGGCTCCGCCGTCCTCATCCACCTGGGGGGCGCGCCGAACCCGGAGACGGGCCGCATGGAGAAGGACCTGTCCGCGGCCCGGCAGAACCTGGACCTCCTGGCGATGCTCCGCGAGAAGACGCGCGGCAACCTCACCGCCGAGGAGGAGAAGCTGGTGGACAACCTCCTGTCCGACCTGCGCCTGCGCTACGTGGAGGCAAGCCGGAAGTGA
- a CDS encoding gamma-glutamyl-gamma-aminobutyrate hydrolase family protein, which yields MNHPPPRHHGTTPRRPNIGLSPDWVQPADSAFPRYELKVPYAEAVLRAGGLPFVLPYTDDASCVDAYLERVSGLVVTGGAFDIPPSAYGEEARDGMGPLKEGRTAFEAQLIRGALKRNLPVLGVCGGMQLLAVVLGGTLFQDIPREVPGARDHEQKHDRTQPQHPVEVKNGTLLAEAVGHGQLMVNSTHHQAVNKPGTDVTVSAVSPDGVVEAIESTAHAFALGVQWHPELMLGTIPVHLGVYKSLVQKAREHRR from the coding sequence ATGAACCATCCTCCACCGCGTCATCACGGGACGACCCCGCGTCGTCCCAACATCGGCCTCAGCCCGGACTGGGTCCAGCCGGCCGACTCCGCCTTCCCCCGCTACGAGCTGAAGGTGCCCTACGCGGAGGCGGTGCTGCGCGCGGGGGGCCTGCCCTTCGTGCTGCCGTACACCGACGACGCGTCCTGCGTGGACGCCTACCTGGAGCGGGTGTCCGGGCTGGTGGTGACGGGCGGCGCGTTCGACATCCCTCCGTCTGCGTACGGCGAGGAGGCCCGGGACGGCATGGGGCCGCTGAAGGAGGGCCGCACGGCCTTCGAGGCGCAGCTCATCCGGGGCGCGCTCAAGCGCAACCTGCCGGTGCTGGGCGTGTGCGGCGGCATGCAGCTCTTGGCCGTGGTGCTGGGCGGCACGCTGTTCCAGGACATCCCGCGCGAGGTGCCCGGCGCGCGCGACCACGAGCAGAAGCACGACCGCACCCAGCCGCAGCACCCGGTGGAGGTGAAGAACGGCACGCTGCTGGCGGAGGCGGTGGGGCACGGGCAGCTGATGGTGAACTCCACGCACCACCAGGCGGTGAACAAGCCGGGCACGGACGTGACGGTGAGCGCGGTGTCTCCGGACGGCGTGGTGGAGGCGATTGAATCCACCGCGCACGCGTTCGCGCTGGGCGTGCAGTGGCACCCGGAGCTGATGCTGGGGACCATCCCGGTGCACCTGGGCGTCTACAAGTCGCTGGTGCAGAAGGCGCGAGAGCACCGCCGGTGA
- the clpB gene encoding ATP-dependent chaperone ClpB: MRLDKYTVKAQEAIQEGQSLARRADNPHYEPEHLATALLGQKDGIVDPLLRKIGVDVKLFAGRLGEALQKLPRIQGGESAMLSQRLMKTFDKAEDEAKALKDDFTSSEHLLLALTQDKGAVGEAMKSSGVTRERVQAGLKEVRGSSRVTSADAESTYQALEKYGRDLTEAARSGKLDPVIGRDEEIRRCIQVLSRRTKNNPVLIGEPGVGKTAIAEGLARRIVDGDVPEGLKNKRLITLDLGAMVAGAKYRGEFEERLKAVLKEVSDAAGEIILFIDEMHTLVGAGKAEGAMDAGNMLKPALARGELHCIGATTLDEYRKHIEKDAALERRFQPVFVGEPSVHDTISILRGLKERYEVHHGVRIQDSALVAAATLSHRYIADRFLPDKAIDLVDEASSRLRIEIDSMPTEIDDIRRKVTQLEIEREGLRKETDPHSRERLATIEKELANLNEKFNSLKAHWDEEKKAIAALRSLKEKQEKARNDQAAAERQGDLNRAAELKFGVIPGLEKEVAAQNAKLAELQKNQKFLKEEVDSEDIASVVAKWTGIPVSKLMEGEMQKLVKMEDRLAERVIGQRSAIEAVSNAVRRARSGLQDPNRPIGSFIFLGPTGVGKTETAKALAEFLFDDDTAMVRIDMSEYMEKHAVSRLVGAPPGYVGYEEGGQLTEAVRRRPYTVVLFDEIEKAHHDVFNILLQILDEGRVTDSQGRTVDFRNTVLILTSNIGSQAIQEGMAGTDVLNEKTRGEVMEALRGHFRPEFLNRVDEIVVFEPLRKKDIYRIVDIQLGKLQKLLQAKRLTLDLTDSARELLAERGYDPTYGARPLKRAVQKYLLDPLALKVLNGEFAPGEHIQADAGPDGLTFAKVLVDNSKGVKKTA; this comes from the coding sequence ATGCGACTCGACAAATACACGGTGAAGGCACAGGAGGCGATCCAGGAGGGTCAATCCCTGGCTCGCCGGGCCGACAATCCCCACTACGAGCCGGAGCACCTGGCCACGGCGTTGCTGGGGCAGAAGGACGGCATCGTCGACCCCCTGCTGCGCAAGATTGGCGTGGACGTGAAGCTCTTCGCCGGCCGGCTGGGCGAGGCGCTCCAGAAGCTCCCGCGCATCCAGGGCGGCGAGAGCGCCATGCTCAGCCAGCGCCTGATGAAGACCTTCGACAAGGCGGAGGACGAGGCCAAGGCGCTGAAGGACGACTTCACGTCCTCCGAGCACCTGCTGCTCGCGCTGACCCAGGACAAGGGCGCCGTCGGCGAGGCCATGAAGTCCTCCGGCGTGACGCGCGAGCGCGTGCAGGCGGGCCTCAAGGAGGTGCGTGGCTCCTCGCGCGTGACGAGCGCCGACGCGGAGTCCACCTACCAGGCCCTGGAGAAGTACGGCCGCGACCTCACGGAGGCCGCGCGCAGCGGCAAGCTGGACCCCGTCATCGGCCGCGACGAGGAGATCCGCCGCTGCATCCAAGTGCTCAGCCGCCGCACCAAGAACAATCCCGTGCTCATCGGTGAGCCGGGCGTGGGCAAGACGGCCATCGCGGAAGGCCTCGCCCGCCGCATCGTGGACGGCGACGTGCCGGAGGGCTTGAAGAACAAGCGCCTCATCACCCTGGACCTGGGCGCCATGGTGGCCGGCGCGAAGTACCGCGGCGAGTTCGAGGAGCGCCTCAAGGCGGTGCTCAAGGAGGTCTCGGACGCGGCCGGGGAGATCATCCTCTTCATCGACGAGATGCATACGCTCGTGGGCGCCGGGAAGGCCGAGGGCGCCATGGACGCGGGCAACATGCTCAAGCCGGCGCTCGCGCGCGGCGAGCTGCACTGCATTGGCGCGACGACGCTGGACGAGTACCGCAAGCACATCGAGAAGGACGCCGCGCTGGAGCGCCGCTTCCAGCCGGTGTTCGTGGGCGAGCCCTCGGTGCACGACACCATCAGCATCCTGCGTGGCCTGAAGGAGCGCTACGAGGTGCACCACGGCGTGCGCATCCAGGACTCCGCGCTCGTCGCGGCGGCCACGCTCAGCCACCGGTACATCGCGGACCGCTTCCTGCCGGACAAGGCCATCGACCTCGTCGACGAGGCCTCCAGCCGCCTGCGCATTGAAATCGACTCCATGCCCACGGAGATCGACGACATCCGCCGCAAGGTGACGCAGCTGGAGATTGAACGCGAGGGCCTGCGCAAGGAGACGGACCCGCACTCGCGCGAGCGCCTGGCCACCATCGAGAAGGAGCTCGCGAACCTCAACGAGAAGTTCAACTCGCTCAAGGCCCACTGGGACGAGGAGAAGAAGGCCATCGCGGCGCTGCGCTCGCTCAAGGAGAAGCAGGAGAAGGCGCGCAACGACCAGGCCGCGGCCGAGCGCCAGGGCGACCTCAACCGCGCCGCGGAGCTGAAGTTCGGCGTCATCCCGGGCCTGGAGAAGGAGGTCGCGGCGCAGAACGCGAAGCTGGCGGAGCTGCAGAAGAACCAGAAGTTCCTCAAGGAGGAGGTGGACTCCGAGGACATCGCCTCCGTGGTGGCCAAGTGGACGGGCATCCCGGTCTCCAAGCTGATGGAGGGCGAGATGCAGAAGCTGGTCAAGATGGAGGACCGGCTCGCCGAGCGCGTGATTGGCCAGCGCAGCGCGATTGAGGCCGTGTCCAACGCCGTGCGCCGCGCGCGCAGCGGGCTGCAGGACCCCAACCGGCCCATCGGCTCGTTCATCTTCCTGGGCCCCACGGGCGTGGGCAAGACGGAGACGGCGAAGGCGCTGGCGGAGTTCCTCTTCGACGACGACACGGCCATGGTCCGCATCGACATGTCCGAGTACATGGAGAAGCACGCGGTGTCGCGGCTCGTCGGCGCGCCCCCGGGCTACGTCGGCTACGAGGAGGGCGGCCAGCTCACGGAGGCCGTGCGCCGCAGGCCGTACACGGTGGTGCTCTTCGACGAAATCGAGAAGGCGCACCACGACGTGTTCAACATCCTGCTGCAAATCCTCGACGAGGGCCGGGTGACGGACAGCCAGGGCCGCACGGTGGACTTCCGCAACACGGTGCTCATCCTCACGTCCAACATCGGCTCGCAGGCCATCCAGGAGGGCATGGCGGGCACGGACGTGCTGAACGAGAAGACGCGCGGCGAGGTGATGGAGGCGCTGCGCGGCCACTTCCGGCCGGAGTTCCTCAACCGCGTGGATGAGATCGTCGTCTTCGAGCCGCTGCGCAAGAAGGACATCTACCGCATCGTCGACATCCAGCTGGGCAAGCTCCAGAAGCTGCTCCAGGCCAAGCGCCTCACGCTGGACCTGACGGACAGCGCGCGGGAGCTGCTGGCGGAGCGCGGCTACGACCCCACGTACGGCGCCCGGCCGCTGAAGCGCGCCGTGCAGAAGTACCTGCTGGATCCGCTCGCGCTCAAGGTGCTCAACGGCGAGTTCGCGCCGGGCGAGCACATCCAGGCGGACGCGGGCCCCGACGGGCTCACCTTCGCCAAGGTGCTGGTGGACAACTCGAAGGGCGTGAAGAAGACGGCGTAG
- a CDS encoding LytR/AlgR family response regulator transcription factor translates to MTVFRVLVVDDEAPARAKVKRLLEADARFTCVGEAPDGTEALARIESLRPDLVVLDVQMPGLTGFEVLEALGPDACPAVIFSTAYERFALQAFEAHAADYLLKPYDAGRFSRALDKAHALLSAGTHGAAALDALLATVARARPERPLERLVVKVGEGWVPLRLDTVWRLSSEDKYVRLYTAQGEHLVRQTLRALEERLDPTRFVRVHRGDLVNLEAVARLEPWTHGDGILVLKDGATVILSRTYREAFLQQWGAAE, encoded by the coding sequence ATGACGGTGTTCCGCGTGCTGGTGGTGGACGACGAGGCGCCCGCGCGCGCGAAGGTGAAGCGCCTTTTGGAGGCCGACGCGCGCTTCACCTGCGTGGGCGAGGCCCCGGATGGGACGGAGGCGCTCGCGCGCATCGAGTCGCTGCGGCCGGACCTGGTGGTGCTCGACGTGCAGATGCCCGGCCTCACCGGCTTCGAGGTGCTGGAGGCGCTCGGACCGGACGCCTGTCCCGCCGTCATCTTCTCCACCGCCTACGAACGCTTCGCGCTCCAGGCCTTCGAGGCGCACGCGGCGGACTACCTCCTCAAGCCCTATGACGCCGGCCGCTTCAGCCGGGCGCTCGACAAGGCCCATGCGCTGCTGAGCGCGGGCACCCACGGCGCGGCCGCGCTGGACGCCCTGCTCGCCACGGTGGCCCGGGCCCGCCCGGAGCGCCCCCTGGAGCGGCTGGTGGTGAAGGTGGGCGAAGGCTGGGTCCCGCTGCGCCTGGACACCGTGTGGCGCCTGTCCTCGGAGGACAAGTACGTGCGGCTGTACACCGCCCAGGGCGAGCACCTGGTGCGACAGACGCTGCGGGCCCTGGAGGAGCGCCTGGACCCGACCCGCTTCGTGCGCGTGCACCGCGGCGACCTGGTGAACCTGGAGGCCGTGGCCCGCCTGGAGCCGTGGACCCACGGGGACGGCATCCTCGTGCTGAAGGACGGCGCCACGGTGATCCTCAGTCGCACCTACCGGGAGGCCTTCCTCCAGCAGTGGGGCGCCGCCGAATAG
- the thiE gene encoding thiamine phosphate synthase — MNVSPRPPLPQGPYLLVDDSVRPELSLVDKALRLLAGGARVLQLRMKHTPPREALAAAREVVARCREAGCVCLINDRVDLALLSDAHGVHVGDEDLPPEAARELLGPARYVGVTARGTEGARAALAAGADYVGVGPLFGTTTKVVRAPVLGLEAFRRVVAESPLPVVGIGGVGLANIAQVAATGAHGAAVVSDALLAQDIAERVRQLAAAFDSARGTGL, encoded by the coding sequence ATGAACGTCTCGCCCCGCCCTCCGCTTCCCCAAGGCCCGTACCTGTTGGTGGACGACAGCGTCCGCCCGGAGCTGTCCCTGGTGGACAAGGCCCTGCGCCTGCTCGCTGGCGGCGCCCGCGTCCTCCAACTGCGCATGAAGCACACCCCGCCCCGGGAGGCGCTGGCCGCGGCCCGGGAGGTGGTGGCCCGCTGCCGGGAGGCGGGCTGTGTGTGCCTCATCAACGACCGGGTGGACCTGGCGCTGCTGTCGGACGCGCACGGGGTGCACGTGGGGGACGAGGACCTGCCCCCGGAGGCGGCGCGGGAGCTGTTGGGCCCGGCAAGGTACGTGGGCGTCACGGCGCGGGGGACGGAAGGGGCGCGGGCGGCCCTGGCGGCGGGGGCGGACTACGTGGGCGTGGGGCCGCTGTTCGGCACCACCACGAAGGTGGTGCGGGCGCCGGTGCTGGGGCTGGAGGCCTTCCGGCGGGTGGTGGCGGAGAGCCCGCTGCCGGTGGTGGGGATTGGCGGGGTGGGCCTGGCGAACATCGCGCAGGTGGCGGCGACGGGGGCGCACGGCGCGGCGGTGGTGTCCGACGCCCTGCTCGCCCAGGACATCGCCGAGCGGGTGCGCCAGCTTGCCGCCGCGTTTGACAGCGCGCGGGGGACTGGCCTCTAA
- the dnaB gene encoding replicative DNA helicase, which translates to MQNVLDGREGRRVHEDLAAERAVLGAVLADNGLITPVAEVVHADDFASPSHAQIFAAMMRLDQQSKQVDHLTLAEELKILGQLVAVGGPAYLMGLDQVVPLAANAVQYAHIVKDQALRRRLANVGREIQDLASQETGELDVLLDEAERKVFLLAEKKREGDLRPVSELMEQTLDLLDKMKTAATGVTGLSTGYIDLDNQLTGLHAGELIILAARPGVGKTSFAMNIAVHAALKENKAVGIFSLEMPADQLLMRLLASTARVDMKKLRGGRLSPHDEEKFQEMAGALYNAPIYIDDSGGLSPFDLRAKARRVKQKDPRLSLLVIDYLQLMHQKGKVESRQLEVAEISRALKQLAKELEVPIIALSQLSRKVEERKGGKPMLSDLRESGSIEQDADVVMFIHRETEEDGGEGGGGGGGGGGGGGGGGASSTVIPVELIVAKQRNGPIGSIDLVFLAEYTRFESRARSE; encoded by the coding sequence ATGCAGAACGTCCTGGACGGTAGGGAAGGACGGCGGGTCCACGAGGATCTCGCCGCGGAGCGTGCGGTGCTGGGCGCCGTGCTGGCGGACAACGGGCTCATCACGCCCGTGGCGGAGGTCGTCCACGCGGACGACTTCGCCAGCCCTTCGCACGCGCAGATCTTCGCCGCGATGATGCGGCTGGATCAGCAGAGCAAGCAGGTGGACCACCTGACGCTCGCGGAGGAGCTGAAGATCCTCGGCCAGCTGGTCGCGGTGGGCGGCCCCGCGTACCTGATGGGCCTGGACCAGGTCGTCCCGCTGGCGGCCAACGCCGTGCAGTACGCCCACATCGTCAAGGACCAGGCGCTGCGGCGGCGCCTGGCCAACGTGGGCCGGGAGATCCAGGACCTCGCCAGCCAGGAGACGGGCGAGCTGGACGTCCTGCTCGACGAGGCCGAGCGCAAGGTCTTCCTCCTCGCGGAGAAGAAGCGCGAAGGCGACCTGCGGCCGGTCAGCGAGCTGATGGAGCAGACGCTCGACCTGCTGGACAAGATGAAGACCGCGGCGACGGGCGTGACGGGCCTGTCCACGGGCTACATCGACCTGGACAACCAACTCACTGGCCTGCACGCCGGCGAGCTCATCATCCTCGCGGCGCGTCCCGGCGTGGGCAAGACGTCCTTCGCCATGAACATCGCGGTGCACGCGGCGCTCAAGGAGAACAAGGCGGTCGGCATCTTCAGCCTGGAAATGCCCGCGGATCAGCTGCTCATGCGTCTGCTCGCGTCCACGGCGCGCGTGGACATGAAGAAGCTCAGAGGCGGCCGGCTCTCCCCGCACGACGAGGAGAAGTTCCAGGAGATGGCGGGCGCGCTCTACAACGCGCCCATCTACATCGACGACTCCGGCGGCCTGTCCCCGTTCGACCTGCGCGCGAAGGCGCGGCGCGTGAAGCAGAAGGACCCCCGGCTGTCGCTGCTCGTCATCGACTACCTCCAGCTGATGCACCAGAAGGGCAAGGTGGAGAGCCGCCAGTTGGAAGTGGCGGAGATCTCCCGCGCGCTCAAGCAGCTGGCCAAGGAGCTGGAGGTGCCCATCATCGCGCTCAGCCAGCTCAGCCGTAAGGTGGAGGAGCGCAAGGGCGGCAAGCCCATGCTGTCCGACCTGCGTGAGTCCGGCTCCATCGAACAGGACGCCGACGTGGTGATGTTCATCCACCGCGAGACGGAGGAGGACGGCGGCGAAGGGGGTGGCGGTGGAGGGGGCGGCGGTGGCGGTGGCGGCGGAGGGGGCGCGAGCAGCACGGTCATCCCCGTGGAGCTCATCGTCGCCAAGCAGCGAAACGGCCCCATCGGCTCCATCGACCTGGTGTTCCTCGCGGAGTACACGCGCTTCGAAAGCCGCGCCCGCAGCGAGTAG
- a CDS encoding glutathione S-transferase C-terminal domain-containing protein encodes MRTLVGLTSSGWTEKARWALDHHRVAYRYQDYVPLIQERWLRKQVAPGVKPSVPLLVDPPQPATHGSFAIAKRAEELGQGSALFPAAHLDAITAWNDTSEEVLDAARAYAMPRMLTISRAQAEALPKFVPGFLRPLFAPSARLGMRYVVKKHQVADGTPEVIEAKVAPAYEKLRAALGGRSYLLGTGFTYADVTAAVMLVLLGPPADRHLPMGPGTREVWTHPGLAARFPDLLAWRDALYDKHRRA; translated from the coding sequence ATGCGAACCCTCGTCGGACTGACCTCTTCGGGCTGGACGGAGAAGGCCCGGTGGGCGTTGGACCACCACCGCGTCGCCTACCGCTACCAGGACTACGTCCCCCTCATCCAGGAGCGCTGGCTGCGCAAGCAGGTGGCGCCCGGCGTGAAGCCCTCGGTGCCGCTGCTCGTGGATCCGCCCCAGCCGGCCACGCACGGCTCGTTCGCCATCGCGAAGCGCGCGGAGGAGCTGGGGCAGGGGAGCGCGCTCTTCCCGGCCGCGCACCTGGACGCCATCACCGCGTGGAACGACACCAGCGAAGAGGTGCTGGACGCGGCGCGCGCCTACGCCATGCCGCGCATGCTGACGATCTCCCGCGCCCAGGCGGAGGCCCTGCCGAAGTTCGTCCCCGGCTTCCTGCGTCCGCTGTTCGCGCCCTCCGCGCGCCTGGGCATGCGCTACGTGGTGAAGAAGCACCAGGTGGCGGACGGCACACCGGAGGTCATCGAGGCCAAGGTCGCCCCCGCCTACGAGAAGCTGCGCGCGGCGCTGGGCGGCCGGTCCTACCTGCTGGGCACGGGCTTCACCTACGCCGACGTCACCGCCGCGGTGATGCTCGTGCTCCTGGGGCCGCCGGCGGACCGGCACCTGCCCATGGGCCCGGGCACGCGCGAGGTGTGGACGCATCCGGGGCTCGCCGCCCGCTTCCCGGACCTGCTCGCGTGGCGCGACGCGCTCTACGACAAGCACCGCCGCGCGTGA
- a CDS encoding sensor histidine kinase translates to MRDRDEMPARPWRWPQLRLRPALKLLAFGLALGLWQGSAVRLTQLMQRDPGHWAPAFIWEVTSALVVTLLLPILMTAVLNAPSPRVGWARFLGIHAAAFLLFTSLHIAGMAGLRHAVYALLELGDYDLGPPVYALPMEAQKDLITYGLGCAVIALVYEWRERQARALRSAELEGELRAAQLQSLTGQLHPHFLFNALHTIGSVMYEDLSRTDRLLSDLGQLLRASLERTEPTWTLAEERGHTERFVALLAARFGDRLEVRWDVAPGLESQRVPCFALQTLVENAVKHNQDRVGTLEVRIRARAGADRWALEVEDTGRGFGAPSPASGPGVGLTQLGRVLALLHGDRARLERGAGPEGGACVTVWLPRMEAAS, encoded by the coding sequence GTGAGGGACCGGGACGAGATGCCTGCCAGGCCGTGGCGCTGGCCCCAGCTGCGACTGCGCCCGGCGCTCAAGCTCCTGGCGTTCGGGTTGGCCCTGGGGCTGTGGCAGGGCAGCGCGGTGCGGCTGACGCAGCTCATGCAACGGGACCCGGGCCACTGGGCGCCGGCCTTCATCTGGGAGGTGACCAGCGCGCTGGTCGTCACGCTGCTCCTGCCCATCTTGATGACGGCGGTGCTCAACGCGCCGTCGCCTCGCGTGGGTTGGGCGCGCTTCCTGGGCATCCACGCCGCGGCGTTCCTCCTCTTCACGTCGCTGCACATCGCGGGGATGGCGGGGCTGCGGCACGCGGTCTACGCGCTGCTGGAGCTGGGGGACTACGACCTGGGGCCTCCCGTGTACGCGCTGCCGATGGAGGCCCAGAAGGACCTCATCACCTACGGCCTGGGCTGCGCGGTCATCGCGCTCGTGTACGAGTGGCGGGAGCGGCAGGCGCGAGCACTGCGGTCCGCGGAGCTGGAGGGTGAGCTGCGGGCCGCGCAGCTCCAGTCGCTCACGGGCCAGCTGCACCCGCATTTCCTCTTCAACGCGCTGCACACCATCGGGTCGGTGATGTACGAGGACCTGTCGCGCACGGACCGGCTGCTCAGCGACCTGGGCCAGCTGCTGCGCGCGAGCCTGGAGCGCACCGAGCCCACCTGGACGCTGGCCGAGGAGCGGGGACACACCGAGCGCTTCGTCGCGCTGCTCGCGGCGCGCTTCGGCGACCGGCTGGAGGTGCGCTGGGACGTGGCGCCGGGACTCGAGTCCCAGCGCGTGCCGTGCTTCGCGCTGCAGACGCTGGTGGAGAACGCGGTGAAGCACAACCAGGACCGGGTGGGGACACTGGAGGTGCGCATCCGCGCGCGCGCCGGAGCGGACCGCTGGGCGCTGGAGGTGGAGGACACCGGGCGCGGTTTCGGAGCGCCCTCCCCTGCTTCAGGGCCCGGCGTGGGGCTGACACAGCTGGGGCGCGTGCTCGCGCTGCTGCATGGCGACCGGGCCCGCCTGGAGCGCGGCGCGGGACCGGAGGGCGGCGCGTGCGTGACGGTGTGGCTGCCGCGAATGGAGGCCGCGTCATGA
- the thiD gene encoding bifunctional hydroxymethylpyrimidine kinase/phosphomethylpyrimidine kinase, whose product MRPRVLLLAGLEPTGRAGLLADVAAVRARGGDAVAVPTAQTAQGSHTFAVVPASPRMLAAQVAAAREWGPVHAVKWGVVPGPSQLSTAKAALKDADAWWVVDPVVRSSRGQQLSRLTPRHYLALAGPRVLVTPNLDEAAWLLGRPALGTVEDAQEAAEALCQRGFGAVLVKGGHLPEGQGLADVLAFSGRTLVMRGRRLKRPPERRGTGCRLASALAAELGRGTGPEAAVRAAREHVTGYLRTGRD is encoded by the coding sequence GTGAGGCCGCGCGTCCTGCTCCTGGCGGGACTGGAGCCCACGGGCAGGGCGGGGCTCCTGGCGGACGTGGCCGCGGTGCGGGCGCGGGGCGGCGACGCGGTGGCGGTGCCCACGGCCCAGACGGCGCAGGGCTCGCACACGTTCGCGGTGGTGCCGGCCTCCCCGCGCATGCTGGCCGCGCAGGTGGCGGCCGCGCGCGAGTGGGGCCCCGTGCACGCGGTGAAGTGGGGCGTGGTGCCCGGCCCGTCGCAGCTCTCCACGGCGAAGGCGGCGCTCAAGGACGCGGACGCCTGGTGGGTGGTGGACCCGGTGGTGCGCTCGTCGCGAGGGCAGCAGCTGTCGCGGCTGACGCCCCGGCACTACCTGGCGCTGGCGGGCCCGCGCGTGCTGGTGACGCCGAACCTGGACGAGGCCGCGTGGCTTTTGGGCCGGCCCGCGCTGGGCACGGTGGAGGACGCGCAGGAGGCGGCGGAGGCGCTGTGTCAGCGCGGCTTCGGCGCGGTGCTGGTGAAGGGCGGGCACCTGCCGGAAGGGCAGGGCCTGGCGGACGTGCTGGCCTTCTCCGGGCGCACGTTGGTGATGCGGGGGCGGAGGCTGAAGCGGCCTCCGGAGCGCCGGGGCACGGGCTGCCGGCTGGCGTCCGCGCTGGCGGCGGAGCTGGGCCGGGGCACCGGGCCGGAGGCCGCGGTGCGGGCGGCCCGCGAGCACGTCACGGGCTACCTGCGCACCGGCCGGGACTGA